From the Meleagris gallopavo isolate NT-WF06-2002-E0010 breed Aviagen turkey brand Nicholas breeding stock chromosome 17, Turkey_5.1, whole genome shotgun sequence genome, one window contains:
- the LOC100551121 gene encoding solute carrier family 2, facilitated glucose transporter member 11-like produces the protein MATFFSDLVQFRGLFQMVLVLGIGGSFPYGFHISVINSPSVHIRKFINETWIERHGSPLHPETIMLLWSFIVSVFGIGGFLGSLCCGYLTTRYRKKKCQIVTNLIMLVAALLMAFSKTAKSFELILAGRFLYGIGAGFSLNIHPQYVGEISPKKLRGFTNSTVAVFLTLGKLTGQVVGLREILGSEALWPWLLAFGGLSALLQLVTLPFFPDSPSYLLIQKGNEEAFRKAIRKLWGEGDHQAEIDDIMKEKVAMTSTKTLRVLELIKEPSMRWQLYVLMTLMTTLQLCGVNAIYFYCFEVFHTAKFEEYLIPYVSLGVGLCECLSSILCSTLIERFGRKVLLWRGYILMCSVLALLTTTLSLQHQFFWLHYFSVVLIFLFVIFYGIGPSGASITIMVEIFSQSFRPSAFLIVGCINWMGLFVLGMIFPLIVDNLGPFCFLIFLGILALSATFVYLYLPETKGKSIMEIMAEFNKLNFEKKEMSFTENNLPKDQLFCTKL, from the exons ATGGCCACCTTTTTCTCTGACCTG GTTCAATTCCGGGGGCTATTTCAAATGGTCCTAGTGCTGGGAATTGGTGGTAGTTTCCCATATGGATTCCATATTTCTGTCATCAACTCCCCCTCTGTG cacATCAGGAAGTTTATTAATGAAACCTGGATAGAACGACATGGCTCTCCCCTCCATCCAGAGACAATCATGCTGTTGTGGTCCTTCATTGTGTCTGTCTTTGGGATTGGAGGCTTCCTGGGGAGCCTCTGCTGCGGCTACCTGACCACCAGATACAGAAA aaaaaagtGCCAGATTGTCACCAACCTGATCATGCTGGTAGCTGCACTTTTAATGGCCTTCAGTAAAACAGCCAAATCCTTCGAGCTGATCCTGGCTGGACGCTTCCTTTATGGCATTGGTGCAG GGTTTTCTCTCAATATACACCCTCAGTATGTAGGAGAGATTTCACCCAAGAAGCTGCGTGGATTTACAAACTCCacagttgctgtttttctgacaCTGGGGAAACTCACAGGACAGGTTGTTGGACTACG GGAGATTTTAGGAAGTGAAGCTTTGTGGCCATGGTTGTTAGCATTTGGTGGACTGTCAGCACTGCTTCAGCTGGTTACTCTTCCATTTTTCCCTGATTCACCATCCTACCTCCTGATCCAGAAGGGTAATGAGGAAGCCTTCAGGAAAG CCATTAGGAagctctggggggaaggagACCATCAAGCAGAAATTGATGACATTATGAAGGAGAAGGTTGCAATGACGAGCACCAAAACCTTGCGTGTTCTTGAATTAATAAAAGAGCCATCTATGCGCTGGCAGCTTTACGTTCTGATGACTCTCATGACCACCTTGCAGCTCTGTGGAGTCAATGCA ATATACTTCTATTGTTTTGAAGTATTCCATACAGCCAAGTTTGAAGAATATCTTATCCCATACGTGTCCCTGGGAGTTGGGCTATGTGAATGCCTATCTTCTATATTGTGT agCACCCTTATAGAGCGATTCGGGAGGAAGGTGCTGCTCTGGAGAGGATATATACTAATGTGTTCTGTGCTAGCACTCCTTACCACCACCCTGTCACTGCAG CACCAGTTCTTCTGGCTGCACTACTTCAGTGTTGTCTTGATCTTCCTATTCGTTATCTTCTATGGAATTGGACCGT ctgGAGCCTCTATAACTATCATGGTTGAAATCTTCAGCCAATCATTCCGACCATCAGCCTTTCTGATTGTCGGCTGCATCAACTGGATGGGACTGTTTGTACTCGGGATGATTTTTCCATTGATTGTT GATAACCTCGGTCCCTTCTGCTTCCTCATCTTTTTGGGAATCCTTGCTTTATCAGCAACTTTCGTCTACCTGTACCTCCCTGAGACCAAGGGAAAGTCAATCATGGAGATAATGGCAGAGTTCAACAAGCTGAATTtcgaaaaaaaggaaatgtcatTTACAGAAAATAACCTCCCTAAGGATCAGTTGTTCTGCACCAAACTCTGA